Sequence from the Nocardioides exalbidus genome:
CGAGCAGGTCGCTCGCGACGTCCTCGTCGAGGTCGTCGACCGTGTCGCGGAGGCCCTCGGCGACCTGCTCGCGGAACTCCTCGTCGGTGCCGGGGGAGTGGCGCCCGCTGCCGATCACCGCGTAGTCGCCGGGCAGCCGACCGGCGGCGGCCAGCCGGTAGAGCCCCGGGAAGAGCTTGCGGGCGGCCAGGTCGCCCGTCGCCCCGAAGACGATGAGGACGTGTGGCGACAGCTCGTCGCCGGTCGGCTCGCTCACGAGGTCGGCGCCTCTCCGAGCGTCTCCGCGTCGATGACCGCGCGGTAGCGGACCTCGCCGTCGACGACCTTGTCGTAGTAGTCGTCGACCTGGTCGGCCGAGATCACCTCGACGGTGGCGGTGATACCGTGCTCGGCGCAGAAGTCGAGCATCTCCTGGGTCTGCGGGAGGCCGCCGACCATCGAGCCCTCGACGCCGCGGCGCATGGTGAGCAGCGAGAAGGCGCCGACCTCCAGCGACTCGCTCGGAGCGCCGAGGTTGACCATCCGGCCGCCGCGGTCGAGCAGGCCGAGGAAGGAGTCGAGCGGCACGGCGGCGCCGACGGTGTTGACGAGCAGGTCGAAGCTGCCGGCGAGGTCGTCGAGGACCGACTCGTCCTCGGTGGCGTAGTAGCTCGTCGCGCCGAACTCGAGGCCGTCGTCCTTCTTCGCGTCGGTGCGGCTCAGCACCGAGACCTCGGCACCCATAGCGGCGGCGATCTTCACCGCGACGTGGCCGAGCCCGCCCATGCCGATCACGCCGACCCGGGTGCCGGCACCCACGTCGTGGCGCTTCAGCGGGGCGTACGTCGTGATGCCGGCGCACAGCAGCGGCGTGGTGCCGGCGAGGTCGACGCCGTCGGGGATCTTCAGCACGAAGTGGTCGCGGACCACGACCTGGCGGCTGTAGCCGCCGTGGGTGGTCTCGCCGTCGTAGCCCGTGCTGCTGTAGGTCTGCACGACGCCCTTCTCGCAGAACTGCTCCTCGCCGTCACGGCACGCCTCGCACTCGAGGCAGGAGTCGACGAAGCAGCCGACGCCGACGGTGTCGCCGACCTGGTGGTCGGTGACGGCGGAGCCGACCTCGGAGACGGTGCCGATGATCTCGTGGCCGGGCGTCATCGGGAACACGCCCTGTCCCCACTCGTCGCGCGCCTGGTGGATGTCGGAGTGGCAGATGCCGGCGAAGCGGATGTCGATGCGTACGTCGTCGTCGCGCAGGTCGCGGCGCTCGATCGTGGTCTCCTCGAAGGCGGCGGAGGCCTTCGGCGTGGAGAGGGCGGAGATCGTGGTGGTCACGGTGGTCCTTCCATCGTTGATCGTTGGACTTGTTCGACGCTAGCGATCACCCGAAGGGGTCATCTCGTCGCGGCCGTGGGTCGTCACGGTGACGACGTCCCACTGGACGGCCCGGGTCGGACGGGTGGTGCGGCAGGTGAGCAGGGCCTCGTCGCGGCGACTGCTGGCGATGACGACGCGCACGGCCGGTGGCAGCGGGTCGTCGCCGAGGACCTCGACCGTCCAGCGCCCGGCGTCGAACGTCCCGTCCTGCTCGACGAGGCGCGGCACGGCGGCGGTGGCCGCCGCCGGACCCCAGCGCTCGTGCACCTCGCCGAGGGCGACCTGCTCGGCGGGGTGCAGCCCGGCGACGCCCCTCAGCCAGCGTGTCTGGACGTGTCCGGCGAGGTGTGCCTCGAGGGTCGGCACCGCGCTCTCGGCGGGCATCCCGCCGTAGCAGGCGAGGTCGGGCAGCACGAGCACGGTGGGGGCGAACCGGTCGCCGCCGAGGTGGCTGCACTCCCACGTCTCGTCGGGCCAGCGACGCGCGAGCGCCGCCGCGAGCGGGCGGCCCTTGATCGCGCAGCAGGCGTCGTGCACGCCGTGCGTGCACACGAGCAGGAGCGGGTCGGCGTGCGGCTCGCCGCCGGCCTCGACCCCGTCGCCGAGGCTGGCCAGCAGGTCGTCGGGGTGCTCCCACACGCCGGTCCGCACCAGGCCGGAGTGCGCCCGGAACCATCGCCGGGGTCCGCTCATCGCGGCGGCGGCGCCCTCGCGCCCGTGGCGGCGCACGAACAGCGTCCTGAGTCCCGGGTGCCCGAGCGCGCGCAGCAGCGGGGTGGGCAGGTCGGCACCGAAGGGTGCGGTGACGGGCCACGGTCCGGGGTGCTCGACGAGCAGCCAGTCGCGCTGCGGGGGAGCGGTGCCGAGCGCCGGGTCGTGCCGCGCCGCCGCGTCGTCGGAGCAGCGGAAGGTCATCCGCGCACGACCAGTCCCGCCTCGATCATCCGCCGGGTGGTCTCCAGCCCGAGGTCGGAGGCCGCCACCGGCTCGCCGGCCAGGAGTCGTCGTACGCCGTCCGCGGGTGCGTCGCCGACCGCGACCGCCGCGACGCGCGAGGTGATCGCCGCGCCGGCCAGGGTCGCGTCGACGTGGGCCCGGAGCCGGACGACGGTCTCGTCGGCCAGGGACGTGGCGAGGTCGTGCTGGGCCAGGGGACCGATCGGTGCGGCACGCTGCGTCCCGCGCCGGCGGGCGCGCAGCCGCGCGGCGACGTCGGCCGGGTCGAGGTGGTCGAGCGCGTCGCGGAGCAGCTTGGCCACCAGGTCGGCGTCGATGTCGTCCGCGTCGAGCCCCGTGCCCAGGGGGAGCGACCCGCGGGCCTGCTCGTCCTCGGCGAGCCGGCGCAGGGCGAGGGCGGTGAGCTCCTCGGCGACGGCGTGGCGCGTCCAGCTGTGCACCCCGAGGGTGAGGTGGATCGTGTAGCCGCCGAGCGCGGTCGCGGAGTGGAGGTAGCCGCGGGGGAGGTAGAGCGTGTCGCCGGGCTCGAGGACGGTCTCGATGACCGCCTCCTGGCCGGCCGCACGGCGGACGTCGTCGCGTCGGTCCGTCCACGGCTGGTCGCGCAGCGGCGACGGCAGCACGGGCGCGTGGATCGACCACTTCTTGCGCCCGGCGACCTGCAGCACGAAGACGTCGTGCACGTCGTAGTGGTCGTCGAAGCCGTGGTTCTGCGGGGGCGTGACGTAGGCGTTGGCCTGCACGGGGTGGCCGAGGTCGGCCGCGAGCTGCTGGCAGAAGTCGATGATCGGCGGCCAGACCCGGTGCAGGGCCTGGAGCACGATCGTCGAGCCGTCCGCGAAGAGGGCGGTGAGCTTGTCGTCGCTGACCTGGTCGGCGATGCCGGCACCGACGCCCCCGGGGGCCGTGAACGAGCCGGTCGCGAGCGTCGACCCCGCCTTGGCGACCCGGAGGAACGGTGTGCGCAGGCCGCGCTCGCCCAGCAGCTCGTCGACCGCGCCGGCGGTGAGCAGGTCGTCGAACCCGGCGGGATCGGCCGAGGGCCGCAGGAGGGGCCCGCGCGCCCACGTGCTCTCGGCGAAGTCGTCGACGTCGCCGACGAGGCGGGCCAGGGCGGGACGCGCGCCGACGGCAGGCCCGGCGGTGCCGGGCCTGCCGTCATCGGGCTGGTGGTGCATCGGTGTCAGCTGTCGGCTCCGCCGTCAGCGCCACCGTCCTGGACGCCGGGAGTGCCCTCGGCACCGCCGTCGGCGGGACCCTCGGCGCCACCGTCGGCGCCACCGTCCTGGACGCCGGGAGTGCCCTCGGCGCCACCGTCGGCGGGACCCTCGGCGCCACCGTCGGCGCCACCGTCCTGCACGCCCGGGGTGCCCTCGGCTCCGCCGTCGGCAGGTCCTTCGTTCTCGGACTGGCTCATGCCGTCCTCCCTTGCACGTCTGGGCCGATCAGGCCCGGTCAGGCGGCGCCGGACGACGCCGTCGTCTCCGTGTATAGCCACGCTGGGAGGCGCTGCCCACACCCGGAGGGACGAGCGTCACCCGGTGACGTCAGCCGTGCGCGCGGCGGGTCAGGGCGCGCAGGGTCTCCTGGAGCTGGGCGAACTCGGTCGGGTCGAGCCCGAGCAGGTCCACCATGTCGCAGTGGACGCGGTCGGCGTGACGCCGCAGCTCCTCGCCCTTCCGGGCGAGCGACACCACGACCTCGCGCTCGTCGGCGTGGTTGCGCCGTCGCTCGACGAGGCCGCGCGACTCCATGCGCTTGAGCAGCGGCGTCAGCGTGCCGTGGTCGAGCTGGAGGGAGTCGGCGATGTCGCGGACCGTCCGGTCGTCACGCTCCCAGAGGGCGATCAGGACGAGGTACTGCGGGTACGTCAGGCCCAGCTCGGTGAGCACCGGACGGTAGGCAGCGGTCACTGCGCGGGAGGCGGCGTACAGGTCGAAGCAGAGCTGGTCCGACAACGGCGGCGCCTGGAGGGAGGCCATGACAGGACATTCTGCCTCATGAGATATACCTTGTGCCCAAGAGGTTGTGGCACAAGGCATTACCTCCCACATATTGGGGAGACACGTGACACGACGACAGACGCGCGAGAGCGCACCGACCGGGGGCCTGGAACAGCTGCTCCTGGACTCGGCCGGCGGCGACCAGTCCGCGTTCGCGCAGCTCTACGACGCACTCGCACCGCAGGTCCACGGCCTCGTGCGCTGCGTGGTCGAGGACCCCCTCGTGGCCGAGGAGGTGACGGTCTCCGCCTTCGTGGAGACCTGGCGCCGCGCCCGGGCGTTCGACCCCGCCCGCGGCAGCGCCCAGTCGTGGGTCCTGGCCACCGCGCACCTGGTCGCCGTGCGCCACAGGCGCGGTGGGCGCAGCACTGCGGGCCGGTCCGGGAGACCGCGACGCGGCGGCGCGGGCGAGCTCGGGTGGGACGCCCTGGAGCTGGCCTACCTCGGGGGCTGCACGGAGACCGAGATCTCCACCCTCATGAACACCTCGCCCGAGACCACCCGGGGCCGGATCACCGACAGCCTCGTCTCCCTGTCACGAAAGAACGGATGAACGTGCGCATCACCATGATCAACCACGACGAGATCGTCGTCCTGGGGGTGGCGACCATGCTCGCCCGTCACGCCAGGGACATCGAGGTCCACGACCCGAGGACCGGTCTCGACCAGCACGTCGACATCGCGCTCCACGACCCGAGCGGCAGCGTCGGCGCCGACGCCAGGGTCCTGCAGCGTCTGCTCGCCGACCCACGCCTGGGCCGGGTCGTCGCCTTCACCGGGGACTTCGACCCGGCGACCGCGGAGACCCACTTCCAGAGCGGGTACGCCGGCTACCTGAGCACGGCGCTTCCGCACGAGCGGCTGATCGACAGCCTGCGCGACATCCACGACGGTCGTCGCGTC
This genomic interval carries:
- a CDS encoding NAD(P)-dependent alcohol dehydrogenase; the encoded protein is MTTTISALSTPKASAAFEETTIERRDLRDDDVRIDIRFAGICHSDIHQARDEWGQGVFPMTPGHEIIGTVSEVGSAVTDHQVGDTVGVGCFVDSCLECEACRDGEEQFCEKGVVQTYSSTGYDGETTHGGYSRQVVVRDHFVLKIPDGVDLAGTTPLLCAGITTYAPLKRHDVGAGTRVGVIGMGGLGHVAVKIAAAMGAEVSVLSRTDAKKDDGLEFGATSYYATEDESVLDDLAGSFDLLVNTVGAAVPLDSFLGLLDRGGRMVNLGAPSESLEVGAFSLLTMRRGVEGSMVGGLPQTQEMLDFCAEHGITATVEVISADQVDDYYDKVVDGEVRYRAVIDAETLGEAPTS
- a CDS encoding sucrase ferredoxin, which encodes MTFRCSDDAAARHDPALGTAPPQRDWLLVEHPGPWPVTAPFGADLPTPLLRALGHPGLRTLFVRRHGREGAAAAMSGPRRWFRAHSGLVRTGVWEHPDDLLASLGDGVEAGGEPHADPLLLVCTHGVHDACCAIKGRPLAAALARRWPDETWECSHLGGDRFAPTVLVLPDLACYGGMPAESAVPTLEAHLAGHVQTRWLRGVAGLHPAEQVALGEVHERWGPAAATAAVPRLVEQDGTFDAGRWTVEVLGDDPLPPAVRVVIASSRRDEALLTCRTTRPTRAVQWDVVTVTTHGRDEMTPSGDR
- a CDS encoding cupin domain-containing protein, with the translated sequence MHHQPDDGRPGTAGPAVGARPALARLVGDVDDFAESTWARGPLLRPSADPAGFDDLLTAGAVDELLGERGLRTPFLRVAKAGSTLATGSFTAPGGVGAGIADQVSDDKLTALFADGSTIVLQALHRVWPPIIDFCQQLAADLGHPVQANAYVTPPQNHGFDDHYDVHDVFVLQVAGRKKWSIHAPVLPSPLRDQPWTDRRDDVRRAAGQEAVIETVLEPGDTLYLPRGYLHSATALGGYTIHLTLGVHSWTRHAVAEELTALALRRLAEDEQARGSLPLGTGLDADDIDADLVAKLLRDALDHLDPADVAARLRARRRGTQRAAPIGPLAQHDLATSLADETVVRLRAHVDATLAGAAITSRVAAVAVGDAPADGVRRLLAGEPVAASDLGLETTRRMIEAGLVVRG
- a CDS encoding BatC protein → MSQSENEGPADGGAEGTPGVQDGGADGGAEGPADGGAEGTPGVQDGGADGGAEGPADGGAEGTPGVQDGGADGGADS
- a CDS encoding MarR family winged helix-turn-helix transcriptional regulator; the protein is MASLQAPPLSDQLCFDLYAASRAVTAAYRPVLTELGLTYPQYLVLIALWERDDRTVRDIADSLQLDHGTLTPLLKRMESRGLVERRRNHADEREVVVSLARKGEELRRHADRVHCDMVDLLGLDPTEFAQLQETLRALTRRAHG
- a CDS encoding sigma factor, coding for MTRRQTRESAPTGGLEQLLLDSAGGDQSAFAQLYDALAPQVHGLVRCVVEDPLVAEEVTVSAFVETWRRARAFDPARGSAQSWVLATAHLVAVRHRRGGRSTAGRSGRPRRGGAGELGWDALELAYLGGCTETEISTLMNTSPETTRGRITDSLVSLSRKNG
- a CDS encoding helix-turn-helix transcriptional regulator, which produces MNVRITMINHDEIVVLGVATMLARHARDIEVHDPRTGLDQHVDIALHDPSGSVGADARVLQRLLADPRLGRVVAFTGDFDPATAETHFQSGYAGYLSTALPHERLIDSLRDIHDGRRVLAPGEVDGAVTGEAWPGQAAGLTAREADVLSLIAAGMSNKEIAEQLGVTINSVKSYIRGAYRTIGVDSRTKAVLWGITHGLRTPRVDLSGAE